The following proteins are co-located in the Paroedura picta isolate Pp20150507F chromosome 18, Ppicta_v3.0, whole genome shotgun sequence genome:
- the TUBGCP4 gene encoding gamma-tubulin complex component 4 isoform X2, giving the protein MRPSEKARPQEAAAVNRADVERMLAAGRGRARGLERRRASRHAQRLEEAGPFLLLPVVPCAAAAAMIHELLLALRGYTGGIFGGAGLQVCPELPFVHPSESALLARVYRLGAFYIRFSEFVEQFAEHVPPQLPPPAQHHPPPPPQFLADPHLTISHVNYSLDQFQLLFPSLMVVVEQIKTQKIHGCQILEIVHRYSRGGLPPVRNALEQVLAMCHAVMYKQLSAWMLHGLLLDQHEEFFVKQGPSSGSVPSQPEEEEEDLGIGGLTGKQLRELQDMRLIEEENMLAPSPKQFSLRIEMLPSYIPVRVAEKILFVGESVQMFESQNMNLTKKGSILKNQEDTFAAELHRLKQQPVFNLVDFESVVDWIRSTVAEHLWKLMVEESDLIGQLKIIKDFYLLGRGELFQAFIDAAQHMLKTPPSAVTEHDVNVAFQQSAHKVLLDDDNLLPLLHLTIHYHGKEHRDVAQARETPSRELSPHESPTSGWAALGLHYKVQWPLHILFTPAVLEKYNVVFKYLLSVRRVQAELQHCWALQMQCKGLESSRTDAIKWRMRHHMTFLVDNLQYYLQVDVLESQFAQLLQQINSTRDFESIRLAHDHFLSNLLAQSFILLKPAFHCLNEILDLCHSFCSLIGHNLGPLDERGATQLSILAKGFSSQSSLLFKILSSVHNHQINSDLAQLLLRLDYNKYYTQAGGTLGSVGLD; this is encoded by the exons ATGCGCCCCTCAGAAAAGGCGCGCCCTCAGGAGGCGGCGGCGGTAAACCGGGCAGACGTTGAGCGCATGCTCGCTGCAGGGCGGGGCCGGGCGCGAGGACTGGAGAGGCGACGCGCTTCCCGGCATGCCCAGCGGCTCGAGGAGGCcggcccctttctcctccttcccgTGGTGCcgtgcgcggcggcggcggcgatgaTCCACGAGCTGCTTCTGGCGCTGCGCGGCTACACGGGCGGCATCTTCGGCGGCGCCGGCCTGCAg GTGTGTCCGGAGCTGCCGTTCGTGCACCCGAGCGAGAGCGCCCTCCTGGCCCGCGTCTACCGCCTCGGCGCCTTCTACATCCGCTTCAGCGAGTTCGTCGAGCAATTCGCCGAGCACGTCCCGCCGCAGCTCCCGCCGCCCGCCCAGCACcacccgccgcccccgccgcag TTCTTGGCTGATCCACACCTGACCATTTCCCATGTGAACTATTCCTTGGACCAG TTTCAACTCCTTTTTCCCTCGTTGATGGTTGTCGTGGAGCAGATCAAGACCCAGAAG ATTcatggttgccagatcctggagatCGTCCACCGATATAGCCGTGGTGGCTTGCCACCCGTGCGGAATGCCCTAGAACA GGTCTTAGCCATGTGTCATGCTGTCATGTACAAACAGCTCTCAGCCTGGATGCTGCATGGATTACTCCTGGACCAGCACGAGGAGTTCTTTGTCAAGCAGGGTCCCTCTTCAGGGAGTGTCCCTtcccagcctgaagaagaggaggaggatctggGCATTGGAGGATTGACGGGGAAGCAGCTACGAGAGCTGCAGGATATG CGGCTGATTGAAGAAGAGAACATGCTGGCCCCTTCTCCAAAGCAGTTCTCCCTGCGGATAGAAATGCTGCCTTCTTACATCCCTGTGCGCGTTGCTGAGAAAATCCTATTTGTGGGAGAGTCTGTGCAGATGTTTGAGAGTCAGAATATGAACCTAACCAAGAAAG GGTCCATCTTGAAGAACCAGGAGGACACCTTTGCTGCAGAGTTGCATCGCCTGAAGCAGCAGCCTGTCTTCAACCTGGTGGACTTTGAGTCTGTGGTGGACTGGATCCGTAGCACTGTGGCAGAG CACTTATGGAAGCTGATGGTAGAAGAGTCGGACCTAATAGGACAGTTGAAG ATCATTAAAGATTTTTATCTCTTGGGGAGAGGAGAACTGTTTCAGGCCTTCATTGACGCTGCACAGCATATGCTAAAGACACCTCCCAGTGCAGTGACAGAACACG ATGTCAATGTAGCCTTCCAGCAGTCAGCCCACAAAGTGTTACTAGACGATGAcaacctccttcctctcctccatctgACCATCCATTATCATGGGAAGGAACACAGAG ATGTTGCTCAAGCTCGTGAAACCCCTTCCCGAGAATTGTCTCCCCATGAATCTCCCACATCAGGATGGGCTGCTCTAGGGCTCCACTACAAAGTCCAGTGGCCTCTACATATCCTGTTCACGCCAGCTGTCCTGGAAAA ATACAACGTTGTGTTCAAGTACCTGCTGAGTGTGCGGCGAGTCCAGGCTGAGCTGCAGCACTGCTGGGCTCTGCAGATGCAGTGCAAGGGCCTGGAATCCAGTCGAACAGACGCAATCAAATGGAGGATGCGGCATCACATGACTTTCCTTGTGGACAATCTGCAGTATTACTTACAG GTGGATGTTCTAGAATCTCAGTTTGCACAGCTCCTGCAGCAGATCAATTCCACCCGTGACTTTGAGAGTATACGACTGGCACACGACCACTTCCTGAGCAACCTCCTTGCACAGTCCTTCATCCTGCTGAAGCCA GCTTTCCACTGTCTGAATGAAATCCTGGATCTCTGCCACAGCTTCTGCTCTCTCATCGGTCATAACCTTGGACCACTGGATGAGCGGGGGGCCACCCAGCTGAGCATCCTGGCCAAG
- the TUBGCP4 gene encoding gamma-tubulin complex component 4 isoform X1, whose translation MRPSEKARPQEAAAVNRADVERMLAAGRGRARGLERRRASRHAQRLEEAGPFLLLPVVPCAAAAAMIHELLLALRGYTGGIFGGAGLQVCPELPFVHPSESALLARVYRLGAFYIRFSEFVEQFAEHVPPQLPPPAQHHPPPPPQDAHLVQQGIYLRAFCTGLDAILQPYRQALLDLEQEFLADPHLTISHVNYSLDQFQLLFPSLMVVVEQIKTQKIHGCQILEIVHRYSRGGLPPVRNALEQVLAMCHAVMYKQLSAWMLHGLLLDQHEEFFVKQGPSSGSVPSQPEEEEEDLGIGGLTGKQLRELQDMRLIEEENMLAPSPKQFSLRIEMLPSYIPVRVAEKILFVGESVQMFESQNMNLTKKGSILKNQEDTFAAELHRLKQQPVFNLVDFESVVDWIRSTVAEHLWKLMVEESDLIGQLKIIKDFYLLGRGELFQAFIDAAQHMLKTPPSAVTEHDVNVAFQQSAHKVLLDDDNLLPLLHLTIHYHGKEHRDVAQARETPSRELSPHESPTSGWAALGLHYKVQWPLHILFTPAVLEKYNVVFKYLLSVRRVQAELQHCWALQMQCKGLESSRTDAIKWRMRHHMTFLVDNLQYYLQVDVLESQFAQLLQQINSTRDFESIRLAHDHFLSNLLAQSFILLKPAFHCLNEILDLCHSFCSLIGHNLGPLDERGATQLSILAKGFSSQSSLLFKILSSVHNHQINSDLAQLLLRLDYNKYYTQAGGTLGSVGLD comes from the exons ATGCGCCCCTCAGAAAAGGCGCGCCCTCAGGAGGCGGCGGCGGTAAACCGGGCAGACGTTGAGCGCATGCTCGCTGCAGGGCGGGGCCGGGCGCGAGGACTGGAGAGGCGACGCGCTTCCCGGCATGCCCAGCGGCTCGAGGAGGCcggcccctttctcctccttcccgTGGTGCcgtgcgcggcggcggcggcgatgaTCCACGAGCTGCTTCTGGCGCTGCGCGGCTACACGGGCGGCATCTTCGGCGGCGCCGGCCTGCAg GTGTGTCCGGAGCTGCCGTTCGTGCACCCGAGCGAGAGCGCCCTCCTGGCCCGCGTCTACCGCCTCGGCGCCTTCTACATCCGCTTCAGCGAGTTCGTCGAGCAATTCGCCGAGCACGTCCCGCCGCAGCTCCCGCCGCCCGCCCAGCACcacccgccgcccccgccgcag GATGCTCACCTGGTCCAGCAAGGGATCTACCTGAGAGCTTTCTGCACGGGTCTCGATGCCATCCTGCAGCCCTACCGGCAAGCTCTGCTGGACCTGGAACAAGAA TTCTTGGCTGATCCACACCTGACCATTTCCCATGTGAACTATTCCTTGGACCAG TTTCAACTCCTTTTTCCCTCGTTGATGGTTGTCGTGGAGCAGATCAAGACCCAGAAG ATTcatggttgccagatcctggagatCGTCCACCGATATAGCCGTGGTGGCTTGCCACCCGTGCGGAATGCCCTAGAACA GGTCTTAGCCATGTGTCATGCTGTCATGTACAAACAGCTCTCAGCCTGGATGCTGCATGGATTACTCCTGGACCAGCACGAGGAGTTCTTTGTCAAGCAGGGTCCCTCTTCAGGGAGTGTCCCTtcccagcctgaagaagaggaggaggatctggGCATTGGAGGATTGACGGGGAAGCAGCTACGAGAGCTGCAGGATATG CGGCTGATTGAAGAAGAGAACATGCTGGCCCCTTCTCCAAAGCAGTTCTCCCTGCGGATAGAAATGCTGCCTTCTTACATCCCTGTGCGCGTTGCTGAGAAAATCCTATTTGTGGGAGAGTCTGTGCAGATGTTTGAGAGTCAGAATATGAACCTAACCAAGAAAG GGTCCATCTTGAAGAACCAGGAGGACACCTTTGCTGCAGAGTTGCATCGCCTGAAGCAGCAGCCTGTCTTCAACCTGGTGGACTTTGAGTCTGTGGTGGACTGGATCCGTAGCACTGTGGCAGAG CACTTATGGAAGCTGATGGTAGAAGAGTCGGACCTAATAGGACAGTTGAAG ATCATTAAAGATTTTTATCTCTTGGGGAGAGGAGAACTGTTTCAGGCCTTCATTGACGCTGCACAGCATATGCTAAAGACACCTCCCAGTGCAGTGACAGAACACG ATGTCAATGTAGCCTTCCAGCAGTCAGCCCACAAAGTGTTACTAGACGATGAcaacctccttcctctcctccatctgACCATCCATTATCATGGGAAGGAACACAGAG ATGTTGCTCAAGCTCGTGAAACCCCTTCCCGAGAATTGTCTCCCCATGAATCTCCCACATCAGGATGGGCTGCTCTAGGGCTCCACTACAAAGTCCAGTGGCCTCTACATATCCTGTTCACGCCAGCTGTCCTGGAAAA ATACAACGTTGTGTTCAAGTACCTGCTGAGTGTGCGGCGAGTCCAGGCTGAGCTGCAGCACTGCTGGGCTCTGCAGATGCAGTGCAAGGGCCTGGAATCCAGTCGAACAGACGCAATCAAATGGAGGATGCGGCATCACATGACTTTCCTTGTGGACAATCTGCAGTATTACTTACAG GTGGATGTTCTAGAATCTCAGTTTGCACAGCTCCTGCAGCAGATCAATTCCACCCGTGACTTTGAGAGTATACGACTGGCACACGACCACTTCCTGAGCAACCTCCTTGCACAGTCCTTCATCCTGCTGAAGCCA GCTTTCCACTGTCTGAATGAAATCCTGGATCTCTGCCACAGCTTCTGCTCTCTCATCGGTCATAACCTTGGACCACTGGATGAGCGGGGGGCCACCCAGCTGAGCATCCTGGCCAAG